One window of Amaranthus tricolor cultivar Red isolate AtriRed21 chromosome 11, ASM2621246v1, whole genome shotgun sequence genomic DNA carries:
- the LOC130827594 gene encoding peroxisomal (S)-2-hydroxyacid oxidase GLO4, protein MENEPVNVNEFKELARRALPKMYYDFYAAGAEDEHTLKENVKAFSRISIRPRILVDVSHVDLSTTILGHHISAPIMVAPTSYHKLAHPEGEIATAKAAAACNTIMVLSFSSNSTLEEVAASCTAVRFFQLYVFKNREVSAWLVQRAERSGYKAIVVTVDTPKLGRREVDIKNKMIAPQVKNLEGFMSTEVVTDEGSGPEAFAKSYYDASFSWKDINWLKSITKLPILIKGVLTHEDATKAAEAGVGGIIVSNHGARQLDYAPATITVLEEVVHAVGSRIPIFLDGGVRRGTNVFKALALGAQAVFIGRPVIYGLAAKGGNGVKQVITMLKDELELSLALAGCTSIKDITRNHVRTELERLRSLL, encoded by the exons ATGGAAAACGAACCAGTTAATGTGAACGAATTTAAAGAATTGGCTCGTCGGGCCCTTCCGAAGATGTACTATGATTTTTACGCCGCAGGAGCAGAAGATGAGCACACATTAAAGGAAAATGTCAAAGCGTTCTCTAGAATTAG CATCCGTCCTCGGATTCTTGTAGATGTAAGCCATGTTGATCTTTCAACAACTATCTTGGGCCATCACATCTCCGCGCCGATAATGGTTGCTCCAACCTCCTATCATAAGCTGGCACACCCTGAAG GAGAAATAGCTACTGCTAAAGCTGCTGCTGCTTGCAATACGATTATG GTGCTTTCCTTTAGTTCTAACTCAACCTTGGAAGAGGTTGCTGCTTCGTGTACTGCTGTACGGTTCTTTCAATTATAC GTATTTAAAAATAGAGAAGTGTCAGCTTGGCTAGTACAGAGAGCTGAAAGAAGCGGATACAAGGCTATTGTGGTAACTGTTGACACTCCCAAACTTGGTCGAAGGGAGGTAGATATAAAGAACAA AATGATTGCACCACAGGTGAAGAATTTGGAGGGTTTTATGTCGACTGAAGTTGTCACG GACGAGGGCTCAGGTCCGGAAGCTTTTGCGAAAAGTTATTATGATGCTTCTTTTTCTTGGAAG gatATCAATTGGCTGAAATCTATTACAAAACTGCCAATCTTGATTAAGGGTGTACTCACTCATGAAGATG CAACAAAAGCAGCAGAAGCTGGAGTTGGTGGAATCATAGTTTCAAATCATGGGGCTCGACAGCTTGATTATGCTCCAGCCACAATTACTGTGCTTGAAGAG GTGGTGCATGCTGTTGGAAGTAGGATTCCTATTTTCCTTGACGGAGGAGTCCGAAGGGGAACAAACGTTTTCAAGGCTTTGGCACTTGGTGCACAAGCTGTTTTT ATTGGAAGACCTGTAATATATGGTTTGGCGGCCAAAGGAGGAAATGGTGTGAAACAAGTAATTACTATGTTGAAAGATGAATTGGAGCTCAGTCTTGCCCTTGCCGGCTGCACAAGCATAAAGGATATCACCAGGAACCATGTCAGAACT
- the LOC130827528 gene encoding uncharacterized protein LOC130827528 isoform X2, whose amino-acid sequence MASLTAGVLIKLLQNIDSKVKVRGEYRSVLLQVISIVPALSGGELWPDHGFFLKVSDSSHSTYVSLSKADIELILNNKLQLGQFFYVDRLEAGNPVPTLVGVRPLPGRNPFIGNPKDLMQILDPSEGPISVDSHNVSNGCNSRAIKVSETKVKSSRVHKFVIKEEKSVVSSRYMEGVLSTHHRVSSTDSINVKSSDTESIGNIKVVTSKSKLHEPKGQSLPVTPCNSRPVSPSRPRPTTPSRLRNTVPSRTRPVTPTRTRPDTFPAKVESTREALQTLKITTRKSITKQENINLNCSTNSKDKTQTQSSEPASPWNSLPTSLLKPGKVMLKSRDLASLVAVEAQKEATAAAILVKCIDMFADLCSSASPTSPHIALSKFFALYQVIDQPSSSKEKLQLLQTNDKPSTRPPPPLNGKNMTRSPSKPPQPAEQLLSLADRFEWSKGHGTNDIKDVREMLLHETRSWFLKFLDAALDTGFRVDKKIGKDHIGRKSLEPNNHIAVTLSQLKQANEWLDKLKGSVHNISAQSKDYGVLERVDKLKKKVYACLLVHIDSAASALESRSDRKS is encoded by the exons ATGGCATCCCTAACAGCAGGGGTGCTAATCAAGCTATTACAGAACATAGATTCCAAAGTAAAAGTTCGAGGGGAGTATCGATCAGTTCTCTTACAAGTGATCAGCATCGTACCAGCCTTAAGCGGAGGAGAATTATGGCCCGATCATGGTTTTTTCCTTAAGGTTTCCGACTCTTCACACTCGACATATGTGTCTTTATCCAAGGCTGACATTGAGCTCATCCTCAATAACAAGTTACAATTAGGCCAGTTTTTCTATGTTGATCGTTTAGAAGCAGGAAATCCGGTCCCTACTCTAGTTGGGGTTCGGCCTCTCCCTGGTAGGAACCCGTTTATAGGCAATCCTAAGGATTTGATGCAGATTTTAGACCCGTCTGAAGGCCCTATAAGTGTCGATTCACACAACGTTAGTAATGGGTGTAATTCTAGAGCAATCAAGGTTTCGGAGACTAAGGTGAAAAGTTCGAGAGTACATAAGTTTGTGATCAAAGAAGAGAAGTCGGTGGTTTCATCGAGGTACATGGAAGGTGTGCTATCGACTCATCATAGGGTTAGTAGCACGGATTCTATCAATGTGAAGAGTAGTGATACCGAGAGCATTGGCAATATTAAGGTTGTGACTTCAAAGTCTAAGTTACATGAGCCTAAAGGTCAG AGTCTCCCTGTTACTCCTTGCAATAGTCGTCCGGTGAGTCCTTCTCGACCTCGTCCAACAACACCTTCTCGGCTGCGCAATACAGTCCCCTCTCGCACGCGTCCTGTGACTCCTACTCGCACCCGTCCAGATACTTTTCCGGCAAAGGTTGAGTCTACTAGGGAGGCGTTACAAACTCTTAAGATCACTACTAGAAAAAGCATCaccaaacaagaaaatattaacTTGAATTGCTCCACTAATAGTAAAGATAAGACACAAACTCAATCTTCTGAGCCAGCATCCCCTTGGAATTCACTTCCAACTAGTCTTTTGAAGCCTGGAAAG GTAATGCTTAAGAGTAGAGACTTGGCATCCTTAGTGGCAGTCGAAGCTCAAAAAGAAGCAACCGCAGCAGCAATTCTTGTCAAGTGTATAGA TATGTTTGCTGATCTATGTTCCTCTGCATCTCCCACAAGTCCACACATCGCTCTATCAAAGTTCTTCGCGCTATACCAAGTCATCGATCAACCAAGCTCGTCGAAGGAAAAACTTCAGCTATTACAAACCAACGACAAGCCAAGTACAAGACCGCCGCCTCCACTCAATGGGAAAAACATGACAAGATCACCTTCAAAACCGCCACAACCTGCAGAACAACTATTAAGCTTGGCAGATAGGTTTGAATGGTCGAAAGGGCATGGAACAAATGACATAAAAGATGTTCGAGAAATGTTACTACACGAAACACGATCTTGGTTCTTAAAGTTCTTGGATGCCGCACTCGATACTGGTTTTCGAGTTGATAAAAAGATCGGTAAAGATCATATCGGAAGGAAATCGTTGGAGCCTAATAACCACATTGCGGTCACACTGTCACAACTTAAGCAGGCTAATGAATGGCTAGATAAACTTAAAGGAAGTGTACATAATATTAGTGCACAAAGTAAAGATTATGGGGTTTTAGAGCGAGTTGATAAGCTTAAGAAGAAAGTTTACGCGTGCTTGCTTGTGCACATAGACTCCGCTGCATCTGCTCTAGAGAGCAGATCAGATCGTAAATCGTAA
- the LOC130827528 gene encoding uncharacterized protein LOC130827528 isoform X1 codes for MASLTAGVLIKLLQNIDSKVKVRGEYRSVLLQVISIVPALSGGELWPDHGFFLKVSDSSHSTYVSLSKADIELILNNKLQLGQFFYVDRLEAGNPVPTLVGVRPLPGRNPFIGNPKDLMQILDPSEGPISVDSHNVSNGCNSRAIKVSETKVKSSRVHKFVIKEEKSVVSSRYMEGVLSTHHRVSSTDSINVKSSDTESIGNIKVVTSKSKLHEPKGQWQSLPVTPCNSRPVSPSRPRPTTPSRLRNTVPSRTRPVTPTRTRPDTFPAKVESTREALQTLKITTRKSITKQENINLNCSTNSKDKTQTQSSEPASPWNSLPTSLLKPGKVMLKSRDLASLVAVEAQKEATAAAILVKCIDMFADLCSSASPTSPHIALSKFFALYQVIDQPSSSKEKLQLLQTNDKPSTRPPPPLNGKNMTRSPSKPPQPAEQLLSLADRFEWSKGHGTNDIKDVREMLLHETRSWFLKFLDAALDTGFRVDKKIGKDHIGRKSLEPNNHIAVTLSQLKQANEWLDKLKGSVHNISAQSKDYGVLERVDKLKKKVYACLLVHIDSAASALESRSDRKS; via the exons ATGGCATCCCTAACAGCAGGGGTGCTAATCAAGCTATTACAGAACATAGATTCCAAAGTAAAAGTTCGAGGGGAGTATCGATCAGTTCTCTTACAAGTGATCAGCATCGTACCAGCCTTAAGCGGAGGAGAATTATGGCCCGATCATGGTTTTTTCCTTAAGGTTTCCGACTCTTCACACTCGACATATGTGTCTTTATCCAAGGCTGACATTGAGCTCATCCTCAATAACAAGTTACAATTAGGCCAGTTTTTCTATGTTGATCGTTTAGAAGCAGGAAATCCGGTCCCTACTCTAGTTGGGGTTCGGCCTCTCCCTGGTAGGAACCCGTTTATAGGCAATCCTAAGGATTTGATGCAGATTTTAGACCCGTCTGAAGGCCCTATAAGTGTCGATTCACACAACGTTAGTAATGGGTGTAATTCTAGAGCAATCAAGGTTTCGGAGACTAAGGTGAAAAGTTCGAGAGTACATAAGTTTGTGATCAAAGAAGAGAAGTCGGTGGTTTCATCGAGGTACATGGAAGGTGTGCTATCGACTCATCATAGGGTTAGTAGCACGGATTCTATCAATGTGAAGAGTAGTGATACCGAGAGCATTGGCAATATTAAGGTTGTGACTTCAAAGTCTAAGTTACATGAGCCTAAAGGTCAG TGGCAGAGTCTCCCTGTTACTCCTTGCAATAGTCGTCCGGTGAGTCCTTCTCGACCTCGTCCAACAACACCTTCTCGGCTGCGCAATACAGTCCCCTCTCGCACGCGTCCTGTGACTCCTACTCGCACCCGTCCAGATACTTTTCCGGCAAAGGTTGAGTCTACTAGGGAGGCGTTACAAACTCTTAAGATCACTACTAGAAAAAGCATCaccaaacaagaaaatattaacTTGAATTGCTCCACTAATAGTAAAGATAAGACACAAACTCAATCTTCTGAGCCAGCATCCCCTTGGAATTCACTTCCAACTAGTCTTTTGAAGCCTGGAAAG GTAATGCTTAAGAGTAGAGACTTGGCATCCTTAGTGGCAGTCGAAGCTCAAAAAGAAGCAACCGCAGCAGCAATTCTTGTCAAGTGTATAGA TATGTTTGCTGATCTATGTTCCTCTGCATCTCCCACAAGTCCACACATCGCTCTATCAAAGTTCTTCGCGCTATACCAAGTCATCGATCAACCAAGCTCGTCGAAGGAAAAACTTCAGCTATTACAAACCAACGACAAGCCAAGTACAAGACCGCCGCCTCCACTCAATGGGAAAAACATGACAAGATCACCTTCAAAACCGCCACAACCTGCAGAACAACTATTAAGCTTGGCAGATAGGTTTGAATGGTCGAAAGGGCATGGAACAAATGACATAAAAGATGTTCGAGAAATGTTACTACACGAAACACGATCTTGGTTCTTAAAGTTCTTGGATGCCGCACTCGATACTGGTTTTCGAGTTGATAAAAAGATCGGTAAAGATCATATCGGAAGGAAATCGTTGGAGCCTAATAACCACATTGCGGTCACACTGTCACAACTTAAGCAGGCTAATGAATGGCTAGATAAACTTAAAGGAAGTGTACATAATATTAGTGCACAAAGTAAAGATTATGGGGTTTTAGAGCGAGTTGATAAGCTTAAGAAGAAAGTTTACGCGTGCTTGCTTGTGCACATAGACTCCGCTGCATCTGCTCTAGAGAGCAGATCAGATCGTAAATCGTAA